In Cervus elaphus chromosome 7, mCerEla1.1, whole genome shotgun sequence, the following proteins share a genomic window:
- the ALDH5A1 gene encoding succinate-semialdehyde dehydrogenase, mitochondrial, translating to MATCLRLRSCPAPHLRRAPPSRVCRPRADCPVAPIRGYARGPAGLSSALLRTDGFVGGLWVSAAATFPVHDPASGAELGLVADCGVPEARAAVRAAYEAFCSWRGVSAKERSSLLRKWYDLMIQNKDDLAKIITAESGKPLKEAQGEILYSANFLEWFSEEARRVYGDIISTPAKERRALVLKQPLGVAAVITPWNFPSAMITRKVGAALAAGCTVVVKPAEDTPFSALALAELANQAGIPPGVYNVIPCSQKKAKEVGEALCTDPLVSKISFTGSTATGKVLLHHAANSVKRVSMELGGHAPFIVFDSANVDQAVAGAMASKFRNSGQTCVCSNRFLVQSGIHDSFVKKFAEAIKTNLHVGNGFEERTTQGPLINAKAVEKVEKHVSDAISKGATVVTGGKRHHVGENFFEPTLLSNVTRDMLCSQEETFGPVAPVIKFNTEEEAVAIANAADVGLAGYFYSQDPAQIWRVAERLEVGMVGVNEGLISSVECPFGGVKQSGLGREGSKYGIDEYLELKYVCFGGL from the exons ATGGCGACCTGCCTGCGGCTCCGGAGCTGCCCGGCTCCGCACCTCCGGCGGGCACCTCCCAGCCGGGTCTGCCGCCCCCGTGCCGACTGCCCGGTGGCCCCGATCCGTGGCTACGCCCGAGGCCCGGCGGGCCTCTCCTCGGCCCTGCTGCGCACCGACGGCTTCGTGGGCGGCCTCTGGGTCTCGGCAGCCGCCACCTTCCCGGTGCACGACCCGGCCAGCGGCGCCGAGCTGGGTTTGGTGGCTGACTGCGGGGTGCCGGAGGCCCGCGCCGCCGTGCGCGCTGCCTACGAGGCTTTCTGCAGCTGGAGGGGGGTCTCGGCCAAG gaGAGGAGTTCTTTACTTCGCAAGTGGTATGACTTAATGATACAAAATAAGGATGACCTTGCCAAGATAATTACAGCTGAAAGT GGAAAGCCACTGAAGGAGGCACAGGGAGAAATTCTCTATTCTGCCAACTTCCTGGAGTGGTTTTCAGAGGAAGCCCGCCGTGTTTACGGAGACATTATCTCCACCCCGGCAAAAGAAAGGCGTGCTCTTGTCCTCAAGCAGCCCCTCGGCGTGGCTGCCGTCATCACCCCG TGGAATTTCCCCAGCGCCATGATCACGCGGAAGGTGGGGGCCGCCCTGGCAGCCGGCTGCACGGTCGTGGTGAAACCTGCCGAGGACACGCCCTTCTCCGCCCTGGCCTTGGCGGAG CTTGCAAACCAGGCTGGAATTCCCCCAGGTGTGTACAACGTGATTCCTTGCTCTCAAAAGAAGGCCAAGGAAGTAGGGGAAGCACTTTGTACAGATCCTCTCGTGTCTAAAATTTCCTTTACTGGTTCGACAGCCACTGGAAAG GTCCTGTTGCACCATGCAGCAAACTCCGTGAAGAGGGTGTCCATGGAGCTGGGTGGCCATGCCCCATTCATCGTCTTCGACAGTGCCAACGTGGACCAGGCTGTCGCCGGGGCCATGGCCTCCAAATTTAGGAACTCTGGACAG aCTTGTGTTTGCTCCAACCGTTTCTTGGTGCAAAGCGGTATCCACGACTCCTTTGTGAAAAAATTTGCTGAGGCAATTAAAACAAACCTGCATGTGGGTAATGGATTTGAAGAGAGAACTACTCAAGGCCCGTTAATTAACGCAAAAGCTGTAGAAAAG GTAGAGAAACACGTGAGTGATGCCATTTCCAAAGGGGCCACCGTTGTGACAGGTGGGAAGCGACACCACGTTGGGGAAAATTTCTTCGAGCCCACCCTGCTCAGCAACGTCACCCGAGACATGCTCTGCTCTCAGGAAGAGACTTTTGGGCCTGTGGCGCCTGTTATCAA GTTCAACACAGAGGAGGAGGCGGTGGCGATCGCTAACGCGGCCGACGTCGGGCTGGCAG GTTATTTTTACTCTCAAGACCCGGCCCAGATCTGGAGGGTGGCCGAGCGGCTGGAAGTCGGCATGGTTGGTGTTAATGAAGGACTCATCTCCTCCGTGGAGTGCCCTTTCGGCGGGGTGAAGCAGTCCGGCCTTGGGCGAGAGGGCTCCAAGTATGGCATTGACGAATATCTGGAGCTCAAGTACGTGTGCTTCGGAGGCTTATAG